The following coding sequences lie in one Panicum virgatum strain AP13 chromosome 6N, P.virgatum_v5, whole genome shotgun sequence genomic window:
- the LOC120677513 gene encoding uncharacterized protein LOC120677513 isoform X2, whose translation MDSMSSRTRSGLVRRKGIFAPSEASCSRTRSGLVRIKSFVHSRDGSCSRTRSGLVRIKSFVDSSDSSCSRTIISDPVRGSPQIVEDEEILKGSPDGWLKEDSPVRTRNVKGSPAAKEVATDEPATKGLPDGCLNDEMPSRTRSGLVRRRPTFKREDMPDGTQSGLARGSPAIKILSNDQPVIKGLADGWLKEDTPPGTRSGLVRGSLASKPPVKAELVTMAQHDGWVKKHKPAGSQSDIVGGRPATKTLRKNGRVIEGLPDGWRKEYRPRKIGSFQDPFYIDPVSGYEFRSLKDVHRYLETGDIGQCAMKPKKRSTIYDIHITESQTLTSSSSQHTRPSTADKGIQCEILTSEGIMMPWEDLVTPYSENDTEDTVLPESESLKAYGDKLETLEHTSVEPVSAQCGTRETKSLKRKEQNVKVRSKKRKINPAATTIRVSPRLAALSVQQEGSIEPEDQPINVNPIYQVHTTEENSNDQSQMSRSGTVNQIHGNLESTSIQLQLSQADAAEGTEDIQENTTNHSQLSQVDAVDHMQTNKDKTATQVEPILADIPVLEDRSIIDHADIPIQTMQGCTKDPSSQADIVNHIQTDRDFTANQLQLSLADTVIPLRPFQEYTISYSQPGKADTVNQIQANQESTCDHFHLSQVDIVTKMQIIQDNLSRQPNLSQADNVGQAHIDLESTMDYSQLSKADTINQLQGNQENTADQLHFSQVDSVTQIQLIQGNMSKHPQLSQADTMDRLHINLEGTNNHLQPNYAENSMRQASFSWAPEQNGGADFWKNFENQDSLGPMPVDGATAESFPANVRFQSAAGTEESALPAESAAPETGSDQSGLAFQSLFGNAWSDPCIEFAFKTLTGDIPVLDDTRAVTEYFPEQQDLNKDPSPNYSASVLDNTKNHTRVDVNLPAPMPSDKLYNGSWFPPP comes from the exons ATGGATTCCATGAGCTCTAGAACACGAAGTGGGCTTGTAAGGAGAAAAGGAATTTTTGCCCCCAGTGAAGCTTCCTGTTCGAGAACACGAAGTGGGCTTGTAAGGATAAAGAGCTTTGTTCATTCCAGGGATGGTTCATGTTCTAGAACACGAAGTGGACTTGTCAGGATAAAGAGTTTTGTGGATTCCAGTGACAGTTCATGTTCTAGAACAATAATAAGTGACCCTGTAAGAGGAAGCCCCCAAATTGTTGAG GATGAAGAAATCTTGAAGGGTTCTCCTGATGGATGGTTGAAAGAAGACTCACCCGTGAGAACACGAAATGTCAAAGGAAGTCCGGCTGCCAAG GAGGTGGCCACGGATGAACCAGCCACGAAGGGGCTTCCTGATGGATGCTTGAATGATGAAATGCCTTCTAGAACGCGGAGTGGGCTTGTCAGAAGAAGACCCACTTTCAAG AGAGAAGACATGCCTGATGGAACACAAAGTGGGCTTGCCAGAGGAAGCCCTGCCATCAAG ATTCTAAGCAACGACCAACCAGTTATTAAAGGGTTGGCTGATGGATGGCTGAAAGAAGATACACCTCCTGGAACTCGAAGTGGCCTTGTCAGAGGAAGCCTTGCTTCCAAG CCTCCAGTCAAGGCTGAACTAGTCACAATGGCGCAACATGATGGATGGGTGAAAAAACACAAGCCTGCTGGGTCACAAAGTGATATTGTTGGAGGACGACCTGCTACCAAG ACCCTACGAAAGAATGGAAGAGTCATTGAGGGGCTGCCTGATGGATGGCGCAAAGAATACAGGCCAAGAAAGATTGGATCATTTCAGGATCCA TTCTACATTGATCCTGTAAGTGGATACGAATTTCGCTCTTTGAAGGATGTGCACCGTTATCTGGAAACAGGAGATATTGGCCAATGTGCTATGAAACCAAAGAAGCGCAGCACCATCTATGACATTCATATAACAGAAAGCCAAACTCTT ACAAGTTCGTCATCGCAGCACACAAGGCCAAGTACCGCGGATAAGGGAATTCAGTGTGAAATATTAACTTCAGAAGGCATCATGATGCCGTGGGAGGATCTCGTTACTCCTTATAGTGAAAATGATACTGAAGATACCGTGTTACCAGAATCTGAGAGCTTGAAAGCTTATGGCgataagcttgaaactttggaACACACGAGTGTTGAACCAGTCTCTGCACAATGTGGTACAAGAGAGACCAAATCTCTTAAAAGGAAAGAACAAAATGTAAAGGTGAGATCCAAGAAGCGTAAAATCAATCCTGCTGCGACAACTATCCGAGTGTCGCCCCGTTTAGCTGCACTGAGTGTTCAGCAGGAAGGAAGCATCGAGCCTGAGGATCAACCGATTAATGTAAATCCTATCTATCAGGTACATACTACAGAAGAGAACTCTAACGATCAGTCACAAATGAGTCGATCAGGCACCGTAAATCAGATACATGGTAATCTGGAAAGCACTTCAATTCAGTTACAGTTGAGCCAAGCAGACGCTGCTGAAGGAACGGAGGATATTCAGGAAAACACTACCAATCATTCACAGCTGAGCCAAGTGGACGCTGTGGATCATATGCAGACAAATAAGGACAAAACTGCCACTCAGGTGGAGCCAATCCTAGCAGATATTCCTGTTCTGGAGGACAGATCCATTATAGACCATGCAGATATTCCAATACAGACAATGCAGGGGTGCACTAAAGATCCATCGAGCCAAGCAGACATTGTGAATCATATACAGACAGATCGGGATTTCACTGCTAATCAATTACAGTTGAGCCTAGCAGACACTGTCATTCCATTACGGCCTTTTCAGGAATACACTATTAGCTACTCACAACCGGGCAAAGCTGACACTGTAAATCAAATACAGGCCAATCAGGAAAGCACTTGTGACCACTTTCACTTAAGCCAAGTGGACATTGTCACTAAAATGCAGATAATTCAGGACAACTTGAGCAGGCAACCAAATCTGAGCCAAGCAGATAATGTGGGTCAGGCACACATCGATCTAGAAAGCACTATGGATTATTCACAGCTGAGCAAGGCTGACACTATAAACCAACTACAAGGCAATCAGGAAAACACTGCTGATCAGTTGCATTTTAGCCAGGTAGACAGTGTCACTCAAATTCAGTTAATACAGGGCAACATGTCGAAGCACCCACAGCTGAGCCAAGCAGACACTATGGATCGGCTACACATCAATCTGGAAGGCACTAACAATCACTTGCAACCAAACTATGCTGAAAATTCTATGCGGCAGGCTAGTTTCTCTTGGGCTCCTGAACAAAATGGTGGAGCCGATTTCtggaaaaattttgaaaatcagGACTCGTTGGGTCCCATGCCAGTAGATGGAGCAACTGCTGAAAGCTTTCCAGCAAATGTTAGATTCCAAAGTGCAGCAGGAACAGAAGAATCTGCTTTGCCGGCAGAATCCGCTGCGCCCGAAACAGGTTCTGATCAGTCTGGGTTGGCCTTTCAATCTCTTTTTGGAAATGCCTGGTCAGATCCTTGCATTGAGTTTGCTTTCAAGACCCTTACAGGTGACATTCCTGTTCTGGATGACACAAGGGCCGTCACAGAATACTTTCCAGAGCAACAAGACTTGAATAAAGACCCGTCACCAAATTATTCCGCTTCAGTTTTAGATAATACCAAGAACCACACACGAGTAGACGTCAACCTCCCAGCACCTATGCCATCGGATAAGCTCTACAACGGCAGTTGGTTCCCACCCCCGTGA
- the LOC120677513 gene encoding uncharacterized protein LOC120677513 isoform X1, with translation MDSMSSRTRSGLVRRKGIFAPSEASCSRTRSGLVRIKSFVHSRDGSCSRTRSGLVRIKSFVDSSDSSCSRTIISDPVRGSPQIVEDEEILKGSPDGWLKEDSPVRTRNVKGSPAAKEVATDEPATKGLPDGCLNDEMPSRTRSGLVRRRPTFKVGCQREDMPDGTQSGLARGSPAIKILSNDQPVIKGLADGWLKEDTPPGTRSGLVRGSLASKPPVKAELVTMAQHDGWVKKHKPAGSQSDIVGGRPATKTLRKNGRVIEGLPDGWRKEYRPRKIGSFQDPFYIDPVSGYEFRSLKDVHRYLETGDIGQCAMKPKKRSTIYDIHITESQTLTSSSSQHTRPSTADKGIQCEILTSEGIMMPWEDLVTPYSENDTEDTVLPESESLKAYGDKLETLEHTSVEPVSAQCGTRETKSLKRKEQNVKVRSKKRKINPAATTIRVSPRLAALSVQQEGSIEPEDQPINVNPIYQVHTTEENSNDQSQMSRSGTVNQIHGNLESTSIQLQLSQADAAEGTEDIQENTTNHSQLSQVDAVDHMQTNKDKTATQVEPILADIPVLEDRSIIDHADIPIQTMQGCTKDPSSQADIVNHIQTDRDFTANQLQLSLADTVIPLRPFQEYTISYSQPGKADTVNQIQANQESTCDHFHLSQVDIVTKMQIIQDNLSRQPNLSQADNVGQAHIDLESTMDYSQLSKADTINQLQGNQENTADQLHFSQVDSVTQIQLIQGNMSKHPQLSQADTMDRLHINLEGTNNHLQPNYAENSMRQASFSWAPEQNGGADFWKNFENQDSLGPMPVDGATAESFPANVRFQSAAGTEESALPAESAAPETGSDQSGLAFQSLFGNAWSDPCIEFAFKTLTGDIPVLDDTRAVTEYFPEQQDLNKDPSPNYSASVLDNTKNHTRVDVNLPAPMPSDKLYNGSWFPPP, from the exons ATGGATTCCATGAGCTCTAGAACACGAAGTGGGCTTGTAAGGAGAAAAGGAATTTTTGCCCCCAGTGAAGCTTCCTGTTCGAGAACACGAAGTGGGCTTGTAAGGATAAAGAGCTTTGTTCATTCCAGGGATGGTTCATGTTCTAGAACACGAAGTGGACTTGTCAGGATAAAGAGTTTTGTGGATTCCAGTGACAGTTCATGTTCTAGAACAATAATAAGTGACCCTGTAAGAGGAAGCCCCCAAATTGTTGAG GATGAAGAAATCTTGAAGGGTTCTCCTGATGGATGGTTGAAAGAAGACTCACCCGTGAGAACACGAAATGTCAAAGGAAGTCCGGCTGCCAAG GAGGTGGCCACGGATGAACCAGCCACGAAGGGGCTTCCTGATGGATGCTTGAATGATGAAATGCCTTCTAGAACGCGGAGTGGGCTTGTCAGAAGAAGACCCACTTTCAAG GTTGGATGCCAGAGAGAAGACATGCCTGATGGAACACAAAGTGGGCTTGCCAGAGGAAGCCCTGCCATCAAG ATTCTAAGCAACGACCAACCAGTTATTAAAGGGTTGGCTGATGGATGGCTGAAAGAAGATACACCTCCTGGAACTCGAAGTGGCCTTGTCAGAGGAAGCCTTGCTTCCAAG CCTCCAGTCAAGGCTGAACTAGTCACAATGGCGCAACATGATGGATGGGTGAAAAAACACAAGCCTGCTGGGTCACAAAGTGATATTGTTGGAGGACGACCTGCTACCAAG ACCCTACGAAAGAATGGAAGAGTCATTGAGGGGCTGCCTGATGGATGGCGCAAAGAATACAGGCCAAGAAAGATTGGATCATTTCAGGATCCA TTCTACATTGATCCTGTAAGTGGATACGAATTTCGCTCTTTGAAGGATGTGCACCGTTATCTGGAAACAGGAGATATTGGCCAATGTGCTATGAAACCAAAGAAGCGCAGCACCATCTATGACATTCATATAACAGAAAGCCAAACTCTT ACAAGTTCGTCATCGCAGCACACAAGGCCAAGTACCGCGGATAAGGGAATTCAGTGTGAAATATTAACTTCAGAAGGCATCATGATGCCGTGGGAGGATCTCGTTACTCCTTATAGTGAAAATGATACTGAAGATACCGTGTTACCAGAATCTGAGAGCTTGAAAGCTTATGGCgataagcttgaaactttggaACACACGAGTGTTGAACCAGTCTCTGCACAATGTGGTACAAGAGAGACCAAATCTCTTAAAAGGAAAGAACAAAATGTAAAGGTGAGATCCAAGAAGCGTAAAATCAATCCTGCTGCGACAACTATCCGAGTGTCGCCCCGTTTAGCTGCACTGAGTGTTCAGCAGGAAGGAAGCATCGAGCCTGAGGATCAACCGATTAATGTAAATCCTATCTATCAGGTACATACTACAGAAGAGAACTCTAACGATCAGTCACAAATGAGTCGATCAGGCACCGTAAATCAGATACATGGTAATCTGGAAAGCACTTCAATTCAGTTACAGTTGAGCCAAGCAGACGCTGCTGAAGGAACGGAGGATATTCAGGAAAACACTACCAATCATTCACAGCTGAGCCAAGTGGACGCTGTGGATCATATGCAGACAAATAAGGACAAAACTGCCACTCAGGTGGAGCCAATCCTAGCAGATATTCCTGTTCTGGAGGACAGATCCATTATAGACCATGCAGATATTCCAATACAGACAATGCAGGGGTGCACTAAAGATCCATCGAGCCAAGCAGACATTGTGAATCATATACAGACAGATCGGGATTTCACTGCTAATCAATTACAGTTGAGCCTAGCAGACACTGTCATTCCATTACGGCCTTTTCAGGAATACACTATTAGCTACTCACAACCGGGCAAAGCTGACACTGTAAATCAAATACAGGCCAATCAGGAAAGCACTTGTGACCACTTTCACTTAAGCCAAGTGGACATTGTCACTAAAATGCAGATAATTCAGGACAACTTGAGCAGGCAACCAAATCTGAGCCAAGCAGATAATGTGGGTCAGGCACACATCGATCTAGAAAGCACTATGGATTATTCACAGCTGAGCAAGGCTGACACTATAAACCAACTACAAGGCAATCAGGAAAACACTGCTGATCAGTTGCATTTTAGCCAGGTAGACAGTGTCACTCAAATTCAGTTAATACAGGGCAACATGTCGAAGCACCCACAGCTGAGCCAAGCAGACACTATGGATCGGCTACACATCAATCTGGAAGGCACTAACAATCACTTGCAACCAAACTATGCTGAAAATTCTATGCGGCAGGCTAGTTTCTCTTGGGCTCCTGAACAAAATGGTGGAGCCGATTTCtggaaaaattttgaaaatcagGACTCGTTGGGTCCCATGCCAGTAGATGGAGCAACTGCTGAAAGCTTTCCAGCAAATGTTAGATTCCAAAGTGCAGCAGGAACAGAAGAATCTGCTTTGCCGGCAGAATCCGCTGCGCCCGAAACAGGTTCTGATCAGTCTGGGTTGGCCTTTCAATCTCTTTTTGGAAATGCCTGGTCAGATCCTTGCATTGAGTTTGCTTTCAAGACCCTTACAGGTGACATTCCTGTTCTGGATGACACAAGGGCCGTCACAGAATACTTTCCAGAGCAACAAGACTTGAATAAAGACCCGTCACCAAATTATTCCGCTTCAGTTTTAGATAATACCAAGAACCACACACGAGTAGACGTCAACCTCCCAGCACCTATGCCATCGGATAAGCTCTACAACGGCAGTTGGTTCCCACCCCCGTGA
- the LOC120677513 gene encoding uncharacterized protein LOC120677513 isoform X3, whose translation MDSMSSRTRSGLVRRKGIFAPSEASCSRTRSGLVRIKSFVHSRDGSCSRTRSGLVRIKSFVDSSDSSCSRTIISDPVRGSPQIVEDEEILKGSPDGWLKEDSPVRTRNVKGSPAAKEVATDEPATKGLPDGCLNDEMPSRTRSGLVRRRPTFKVGCQREDMPDGTQSGLARGSPAIKILSNDQPVIKGLADGWLKEDTPPGTRSGLVRGSLASKPPVKAELVTMAQHDGWVKKHKPAGSQSDIVGGRPATKTLRKNGRVIEGLPDGWRKEYRPRKIGSFQDPTSSSSQHTRPSTADKGIQCEILTSEGIMMPWEDLVTPYSENDTEDTVLPESESLKAYGDKLETLEHTSVEPVSAQCGTRETKSLKRKEQNVKVRSKKRKINPAATTIRVSPRLAALSVQQEGSIEPEDQPINVNPIYQVHTTEENSNDQSQMSRSGTVNQIHGNLESTSIQLQLSQADAAEGTEDIQENTTNHSQLSQVDAVDHMQTNKDKTATQVEPILADIPVLEDRSIIDHADIPIQTMQGCTKDPSSQADIVNHIQTDRDFTANQLQLSLADTVIPLRPFQEYTISYSQPGKADTVNQIQANQESTCDHFHLSQVDIVTKMQIIQDNLSRQPNLSQADNVGQAHIDLESTMDYSQLSKADTINQLQGNQENTADQLHFSQVDSVTQIQLIQGNMSKHPQLSQADTMDRLHINLEGTNNHLQPNYAENSMRQASFSWAPEQNGGADFWKNFENQDSLGPMPVDGATAESFPANVRFQSAAGTEESALPAESAAPETGSDQSGLAFQSLFGNAWSDPCIEFAFKTLTGDIPVLDDTRAVTEYFPEQQDLNKDPSPNYSASVLDNTKNHTRVDVNLPAPMPSDKLYNGSWFPPP comes from the exons ATGGATTCCATGAGCTCTAGAACACGAAGTGGGCTTGTAAGGAGAAAAGGAATTTTTGCCCCCAGTGAAGCTTCCTGTTCGAGAACACGAAGTGGGCTTGTAAGGATAAAGAGCTTTGTTCATTCCAGGGATGGTTCATGTTCTAGAACACGAAGTGGACTTGTCAGGATAAAGAGTTTTGTGGATTCCAGTGACAGTTCATGTTCTAGAACAATAATAAGTGACCCTGTAAGAGGAAGCCCCCAAATTGTTGAG GATGAAGAAATCTTGAAGGGTTCTCCTGATGGATGGTTGAAAGAAGACTCACCCGTGAGAACACGAAATGTCAAAGGAAGTCCGGCTGCCAAG GAGGTGGCCACGGATGAACCAGCCACGAAGGGGCTTCCTGATGGATGCTTGAATGATGAAATGCCTTCTAGAACGCGGAGTGGGCTTGTCAGAAGAAGACCCACTTTCAAG GTTGGATGCCAGAGAGAAGACATGCCTGATGGAACACAAAGTGGGCTTGCCAGAGGAAGCCCTGCCATCAAG ATTCTAAGCAACGACCAACCAGTTATTAAAGGGTTGGCTGATGGATGGCTGAAAGAAGATACACCTCCTGGAACTCGAAGTGGCCTTGTCAGAGGAAGCCTTGCTTCCAAG CCTCCAGTCAAGGCTGAACTAGTCACAATGGCGCAACATGATGGATGGGTGAAAAAACACAAGCCTGCTGGGTCACAAAGTGATATTGTTGGAGGACGACCTGCTACCAAG ACCCTACGAAAGAATGGAAGAGTCATTGAGGGGCTGCCTGATGGATGGCGCAAAGAATACAGGCCAAGAAAGATTGGATCATTTCAGGATCCA ACAAGTTCGTCATCGCAGCACACAAGGCCAAGTACCGCGGATAAGGGAATTCAGTGTGAAATATTAACTTCAGAAGGCATCATGATGCCGTGGGAGGATCTCGTTACTCCTTATAGTGAAAATGATACTGAAGATACCGTGTTACCAGAATCTGAGAGCTTGAAAGCTTATGGCgataagcttgaaactttggaACACACGAGTGTTGAACCAGTCTCTGCACAATGTGGTACAAGAGAGACCAAATCTCTTAAAAGGAAAGAACAAAATGTAAAGGTGAGATCCAAGAAGCGTAAAATCAATCCTGCTGCGACAACTATCCGAGTGTCGCCCCGTTTAGCTGCACTGAGTGTTCAGCAGGAAGGAAGCATCGAGCCTGAGGATCAACCGATTAATGTAAATCCTATCTATCAGGTACATACTACAGAAGAGAACTCTAACGATCAGTCACAAATGAGTCGATCAGGCACCGTAAATCAGATACATGGTAATCTGGAAAGCACTTCAATTCAGTTACAGTTGAGCCAAGCAGACGCTGCTGAAGGAACGGAGGATATTCAGGAAAACACTACCAATCATTCACAGCTGAGCCAAGTGGACGCTGTGGATCATATGCAGACAAATAAGGACAAAACTGCCACTCAGGTGGAGCCAATCCTAGCAGATATTCCTGTTCTGGAGGACAGATCCATTATAGACCATGCAGATATTCCAATACAGACAATGCAGGGGTGCACTAAAGATCCATCGAGCCAAGCAGACATTGTGAATCATATACAGACAGATCGGGATTTCACTGCTAATCAATTACAGTTGAGCCTAGCAGACACTGTCATTCCATTACGGCCTTTTCAGGAATACACTATTAGCTACTCACAACCGGGCAAAGCTGACACTGTAAATCAAATACAGGCCAATCAGGAAAGCACTTGTGACCACTTTCACTTAAGCCAAGTGGACATTGTCACTAAAATGCAGATAATTCAGGACAACTTGAGCAGGCAACCAAATCTGAGCCAAGCAGATAATGTGGGTCAGGCACACATCGATCTAGAAAGCACTATGGATTATTCACAGCTGAGCAAGGCTGACACTATAAACCAACTACAAGGCAATCAGGAAAACACTGCTGATCAGTTGCATTTTAGCCAGGTAGACAGTGTCACTCAAATTCAGTTAATACAGGGCAACATGTCGAAGCACCCACAGCTGAGCCAAGCAGACACTATGGATCGGCTACACATCAATCTGGAAGGCACTAACAATCACTTGCAACCAAACTATGCTGAAAATTCTATGCGGCAGGCTAGTTTCTCTTGGGCTCCTGAACAAAATGGTGGAGCCGATTTCtggaaaaattttgaaaatcagGACTCGTTGGGTCCCATGCCAGTAGATGGAGCAACTGCTGAAAGCTTTCCAGCAAATGTTAGATTCCAAAGTGCAGCAGGAACAGAAGAATCTGCTTTGCCGGCAGAATCCGCTGCGCCCGAAACAGGTTCTGATCAGTCTGGGTTGGCCTTTCAATCTCTTTTTGGAAATGCCTGGTCAGATCCTTGCATTGAGTTTGCTTTCAAGACCCTTACAGGTGACATTCCTGTTCTGGATGACACAAGGGCCGTCACAGAATACTTTCCAGAGCAACAAGACTTGAATAAAGACCCGTCACCAAATTATTCCGCTTCAGTTTTAGATAATACCAAGAACCACACACGAGTAGACGTCAACCTCCCAGCACCTATGCCATCGGATAAGCTCTACAACGGCAGTTGGTTCCCACCCCCGTGA